One window of Triticum dicoccoides isolate Atlit2015 ecotype Zavitan chromosome 5A, WEW_v2.0, whole genome shotgun sequence genomic DNA carries:
- the LOC119300357 gene encoding uncharacterized protein LOC119300357, which produces MASSTLEMLAMHVGRVLFHPSGKPGTISISSLWGFDEHVPEEEEVEPDDVVSSGHGVEAFDNDAWKNKRLEWAEGVPYPSRVEFCGDSYSSRRREWTDIRIVRRLQGSRHQERLAARNHFRAMRDSQRAGGSKPTPLFRLAMDNLRDAELVEECIRDCDTPEYLTCPLLGELMIDPVTIATGKTFDRQYLKDWFEKNGHICPVTGQPVSGAIVRNERIRGYLYEWEESKMERITKIITVSCA; this is translated from the exons ATGGCAAGTTCTACCTTGGAGATGCTGGCTATGCATGTCGGCCGAGTACTCTTCCACCCTTCAGGAAAACCAGGTACCATCTCAATTagttctctg TGGGGCTTTGATGAACACGTGCCTGAGGAGGAAGAGGTCGAGCCTGACGATGTTGTTAGCTCCGGCCATGGTGTGGAGGCATTTGACAATGACGCTTGGAAGAACAAAAGGTTGGAGTGGGCAGAG GGAGTTCCGTACCCTTCGCGCGTTGAATTTTGTGGAGATTCTTACTCATCACGAAGAAGGGAATGGACTGATATAAGAATTGTGAGAAGACTGCAAGG ATCGCGTCACCAAGAGAGGCTTGCTGCTCGTAATCATTTCAGAGCGATGCGTGATAGTCAGCGAGCAGGCGGAAGCAAGCCTACCcccc tattcAGGCTTGCAATGGATAACCTAAGGGATGCGGAGCTTGTAGAGGAGTGTATCAGGGATTGTGATACTCCAGAATATCTTACTTGTCCATTGTTGGGCGAGCTTATGATTGACCCGGTGACAATTGCCACGGGGAAG ACATTTGACCGACAGTACCTCAAGGATTGGTTTGAGAAGAACGGGCATATCTGTCCTGTGACCGGCCAGCCTGTTTCAGGTGCCATTGTCCGAAACGAGCGTATCCGAGGGTATTTGTACGAGTGGGAAGAATCCAAGATGGAGCGGATCACCAAG ATCATTACAGTCTCTTGTGCCTAA